From the Halichoerus grypus chromosome 3, mHalGry1.hap1.1, whole genome shotgun sequence genome, one window contains:
- the FAM53A gene encoding protein FAM53A isoform X2: protein MVTLITEKLQNQSLDDLARKSYDAGPRSAGTLSNRGHLFPFESNDRRPWKVLSGGWPVGSQTATGPRGPDTGLGAVSATDLRESAGPPSAPPTKRHCRSLSEPDELARCRSAWRPGGSKVWTPVSKRRCHSGGHASLREGPAASLPGSATLLGRAPPVAGPTSSPAPRPPSAGGGCPDGSEGDSGPPWRPAGPCALSCRRRLSLSQGHLVQVGTAPPSAGSSPSSTPELGRRLGLLRCRSQPCVLVGRKCRRKRRREESAHWPRPSLDFLKMTRTLKNSKSLCSLDYEDEEEDDTQVKLAPYAPHGPTGIVTPGSSPLSVCPSPCRTGPGPWASWEPMAAEGGGGSGGDPSDWESAGEEGAFPPGRGELDLGQIESN from the exons CGTTCTGCTGGGACACTGAGCAACAGGGGTCATTTGTTCCCTTTTGAGAGCAACG acaggcgcccctggaaggtCTTAAGTGGAGGATGGCCCGTCGGGAGTCAGACGGCCACGGGCCCACGCGGCCCAGACACAGGCCTGGGTGCCGTGAGCGCCACAGACCTCAGGGAGAGCGCAGGGCCCCCCTCGGCACCACCTACCAAGCGCCACTGCCGCTCCCTGTCGGAGCCGGATGAGCTGGCACGCTGTCGCTCCGCCTGGCGCCCCGGCGGCTCCAAGGTCTGGACGCCGGTATCCAAGAGGCGGTGCCACAGTGGCGGGCACGCCAGCCTGCGGGAAGGCCCGGCTGCCAGCCTGCCCGGGAGCGCCACGCTGCTGGGCCGCGCCCCCCCGGTGGCCGGCCCCACCTCGTCCCCCGCGCCCCGGCCGCCTTCAGCCGGCGGCGGCTGCCCGGACGGCAGTGAGGGCGACTCGGGCCCACCCTGGCGGCCCGCAGGGCCCTGCGCTCTGTCCTGCAGGCGCCGCCTGTCCCTGTCGCAGGGGCACCTGGTGCAAGTGGGCACAGCCCCGCCCTCCGCCGGCAGCAGCCCCTCGTCCACGCCCGAGCTGGGCCGGCGGCTGGGCCTGCTCCGGTGCCGCTCACAGCCTTGTGTGCTGGTCGGGAGGAAGTGTCGGCGCAAGCGCAGGCGTGAGGAGAGCGCCCACTGGCCGCGCCCGTCCTTGGACTTTCTGAAAATGACACGG actttaaaaaattcaaaaagccTTTGTTCCCTTGATTATGAAGACGAAGAGGAGGATGACACCCAAGTGAAGCTGGCCCCGTATGCCCCCCACGGCCCCACGGGCATTGTCACGCCCGGCTCCAGCCCGCTGAGCGTGTGCCCCAGCCCCTGCCGCACCGGCCCCGGCCCGTGGGCCTCTTGGGAGCCCATGGCCGCTGAGGGTGGGGGCGGGAGTGGCGGCGACCCCAGTGACTGGGAGAgcgctggggaggagggggccttcCCTCCCGGCCGTGGTGAGCTGGACCTGGGGCAGATCGAGAGCAACTGA
- the FAM53A gene encoding protein FAM53A isoform X3 produces MVTLITEKLQNQSLDDLARKSYDAGPRSAGTLSNRGHLFPFESNEDRRPWKVLSGGWPVGSQTATGPRGPDTGLGAVSATDLRESAGPPSAPPTKRHCRSLSEPDELARCRSAWRPGGSKVWTPVSKRRCHSGGHASLREGPAASLPGSATLLGRAPPVAGPTSSPAPRPPSAGGGCPDGSEGDSGPPWRPAGPCALSCRRRLSLSQGHLVQVGTAPPSAGSSPSSTPELGRRLGLLRCRSQPCVLVGRKCRRKRRREESAHWPRPSLDFLKMTRVEGDEYEHCTALWAEGTPSRPQDHTPVPTSKL; encoded by the exons CGTTCTGCTGGGACACTGAGCAACAGGGGTCATTTGTTCCCTTTTGAGAGCAACG AAGacaggcgcccctggaaggtCTTAAGTGGAGGATGGCCCGTCGGGAGTCAGACGGCCACGGGCCCACGCGGCCCAGACACAGGCCTGGGTGCCGTGAGCGCCACAGACCTCAGGGAGAGCGCAGGGCCCCCCTCGGCACCACCTACCAAGCGCCACTGCCGCTCCCTGTCGGAGCCGGATGAGCTGGCACGCTGTCGCTCCGCCTGGCGCCCCGGCGGCTCCAAGGTCTGGACGCCGGTATCCAAGAGGCGGTGCCACAGTGGCGGGCACGCCAGCCTGCGGGAAGGCCCGGCTGCCAGCCTGCCCGGGAGCGCCACGCTGCTGGGCCGCGCCCCCCCGGTGGCCGGCCCCACCTCGTCCCCCGCGCCCCGGCCGCCTTCAGCCGGCGGCGGCTGCCCGGACGGCAGTGAGGGCGACTCGGGCCCACCCTGGCGGCCCGCAGGGCCCTGCGCTCTGTCCTGCAGGCGCCGCCTGTCCCTGTCGCAGGGGCACCTGGTGCAAGTGGGCACAGCCCCGCCCTCCGCCGGCAGCAGCCCCTCGTCCACGCCCGAGCTGGGCCGGCGGCTGGGCCTGCTCCGGTGCCGCTCACAGCCTTGTGTGCTGGTCGGGAGGAAGTGTCGGCGCAAGCGCAGGCGTGAGGAGAGCGCCCACTGGCCGCGCCCGTCCTTGGACTTTCTGAAAATGACACGG GTGGAAGGTGATGAATATGAACACTGCACCGCCCTGTGGGCAGAGGGGACTCCAAGCAGGCCTCAGGATCACACTCCAGTCCCCACTTCAAA actttaa
- the FAM53A gene encoding protein FAM53A isoform X1 encodes MVTLITEKLQNQSLDDLARKSYDAGPRSAGTLSNRGHLFPFESNEDRRPWKVLSGGWPVGSQTATGPRGPDTGLGAVSATDLRESAGPPSAPPTKRHCRSLSEPDELARCRSAWRPGGSKVWTPVSKRRCHSGGHASLREGPAASLPGSATLLGRAPPVAGPTSSPAPRPPSAGGGCPDGSEGDSGPPWRPAGPCALSCRRRLSLSQGHLVQVGTAPPSAGSSPSSTPELGRRLGLLRCRSQPCVLVGRKCRRKRRREESAHWPRPSLDFLKMTRTLKNSKSLCSLDYEDEEEDDTQVKLAPYAPHGPTGIVTPGSSPLSVCPSPCRTGPGPWASWEPMAAEGGGGSGGDPSDWESAGEEGAFPPGRGELDLGQIESN; translated from the exons CGTTCTGCTGGGACACTGAGCAACAGGGGTCATTTGTTCCCTTTTGAGAGCAACG AAGacaggcgcccctggaaggtCTTAAGTGGAGGATGGCCCGTCGGGAGTCAGACGGCCACGGGCCCACGCGGCCCAGACACAGGCCTGGGTGCCGTGAGCGCCACAGACCTCAGGGAGAGCGCAGGGCCCCCCTCGGCACCACCTACCAAGCGCCACTGCCGCTCCCTGTCGGAGCCGGATGAGCTGGCACGCTGTCGCTCCGCCTGGCGCCCCGGCGGCTCCAAGGTCTGGACGCCGGTATCCAAGAGGCGGTGCCACAGTGGCGGGCACGCCAGCCTGCGGGAAGGCCCGGCTGCCAGCCTGCCCGGGAGCGCCACGCTGCTGGGCCGCGCCCCCCCGGTGGCCGGCCCCACCTCGTCCCCCGCGCCCCGGCCGCCTTCAGCCGGCGGCGGCTGCCCGGACGGCAGTGAGGGCGACTCGGGCCCACCCTGGCGGCCCGCAGGGCCCTGCGCTCTGTCCTGCAGGCGCCGCCTGTCCCTGTCGCAGGGGCACCTGGTGCAAGTGGGCACAGCCCCGCCCTCCGCCGGCAGCAGCCCCTCGTCCACGCCCGAGCTGGGCCGGCGGCTGGGCCTGCTCCGGTGCCGCTCACAGCCTTGTGTGCTGGTCGGGAGGAAGTGTCGGCGCAAGCGCAGGCGTGAGGAGAGCGCCCACTGGCCGCGCCCGTCCTTGGACTTTCTGAAAATGACACGG actttaaaaaattcaaaaagccTTTGTTCCCTTGATTATGAAGACGAAGAGGAGGATGACACCCAAGTGAAGCTGGCCCCGTATGCCCCCCACGGCCCCACGGGCATTGTCACGCCCGGCTCCAGCCCGCTGAGCGTGTGCCCCAGCCCCTGCCGCACCGGCCCCGGCCCGTGGGCCTCTTGGGAGCCCATGGCCGCTGAGGGTGGGGGCGGGAGTGGCGGCGACCCCAGTGACTGGGAGAgcgctggggaggagggggccttcCCTCCCGGCCGTGGTGAGCTGGACCTGGGGCAGATCGAGAGCAACTGA